In Lacerta agilis isolate rLacAgi1 chromosome 8, rLacAgi1.pri, whole genome shotgun sequence, one genomic interval encodes:
- the TTC9B gene encoding tetratricopeptide repeat protein 9B, with amino-acid sequence MEERSPYKRSCPQAGGGGGSSGGGGAAVGGGRAHLRGAGAGAAEPEPDLEAKIRQAVEFKAEGGRCYKQKKFREAIGKYHRALLQLKGLEAEEGSSPLRRAGWQQRLSEEQRALVEGTEIECYNSLTACLLQSELVNYERVRDYCLKVLAKEKRNFKAMYRAGIAFYHLGDYDNALLYLKEAKSLEPADTNVLRYIQLTEIKISRCSQRDKEMIA; translated from the exons ATGGAGGAGCGCAGCCCCTACAAGAGGAGCTGCCCGCAGGCCGGCGGCGGAGggggcagcagcggcggcggcggggcggccGTCGGAGGAGGCCGGGCCCACCTGCGCGGGGCCGGAGCCGGCGCCGCGGAGCCCGAGCCGGACCTGGAGGCCAAGATCCGGCAGGCGGTGGAGTTCAAGGCCGAGGGCGGGCGCTGCTACAAGCAGAAGAAGTTCCGCGAGGCCATCGGGAAGTACCACCGGGCGCTGCTGCAGCTCAAGGGGCTCGAGGCCGAGGAAGGCAGCAGCCCGTTGCGAAGGGCCGGCTGGCAGCAGCGCCTCTCCGAGGAGCAGCGGGCGCTGGTCGAGGGCACCGAGATCGAGTGCTACAACAGCCTGACGG cctgcCTGTTGCAATCAGAGCTGGTGAACTATGAGAGAGTGCGGGACTATTGCCTCAAGGTGCTTGCCAAGGAGAAGAGGAACTTCAAAGCCATGTACCGGGCGGGAATCGCCTTCTACCACCTGGGCGACTATGACAACGCCCTGCTGTATTTGAAAGAGGCCAAGAGCCTGGAGCCGGCAG ACACCAATGTCTTACGCTACATCCAGCTGACAGAGATTAAGATCAGCCGCTGCAGCCAGCGGGACAAGGAGATGATTGCGTAG